One segment of Penaeus vannamei isolate JL-2024 chromosome 3, ASM4276789v1, whole genome shotgun sequence DNA contains the following:
- the LOC138859905 gene encoding microtubule-associated protein 9-like, with the protein MSNMDYKDSLCRVLDYSSCRTKVVRECRVVDKEKIDKRWKDKMTNEEVLRKLPEKNHVDKYRKKTKDKEKIAKRWKDKMTREEVLRKLQEKNHVNKYGKKTKDKEKIAKRWKDKMTNEEVLWKLQEKNHVNYRKKKRELDRTYQERGRLSHMLLEEKFFGNRGRDKRRNRRWTSRMITSSRVPLSFEPLVS; encoded by the coding sequence ATGTCTAATATGGACTACAAGGACTCACTGTGCAGGGTCTTGGACTATTCCAGCTGCAGGACGAAGGTTGTGAGAGAGTGCCGAGTTGTGGATAAAGAGAAGATTGATAAACGATGGAAGGACAAGATGACAAATGAAGAAGTACTAAGGAAATTGCCAGAAAAGAACCATgttgataaatatagaaagaagacaaaggataaagagaagattgCTAAACGATGGAAGGACAAGATGACACGTGAAGAAGTGCTAAGGAAATTGCAAGAAAAGAACCATGTTAATAAATATGGAAAGAAgacaaaggataaagagaagattgCTAAACGATGGAAGGACAAGATGACAAATGAAGAAGTACTATGGAAATTGCAAGAAAAGAACCATGTTAactatagaaagaagaaaagggaattggATAGGACATACCAGGAGAGAGGTAGATTGTCGCATATGCTGCTTGAAGAAAAATTCTttggaaacagaggcagagataaaagaagaaacagacgcTGGACGTCAAGAATG